CTGTCATCTCCCACGAGCTCAAACTTTTAAGATCGATTTCAACCCCGAACTAAAAGTCGAACTCTACATCTAGACACGACACTTCAGAATCAACATAGAATATATACCgctcattattttttattaaggcCATTCCATACCTAGGATGCTTGAAATCACAAGAAAAATGTAAGAACTTCCATTCAGTCGAAGCAAATCCAATTCTCAAGctataaattcaataatttttcttttatttctgaacaagtatatatttatttcaatcaGCATGTGCAAACGGTTTGGTGACCTGGTTCCACCTCGAAGGCTGAAAGAGTGTTACTCTCCTCTCCTCGATCAAATTATTTAGGACCATGCAACAAATCAAAATATGTACCCGGAATTCCTGAATTTGCTTCTGCTGCTCAGCTTGTAACCTGCCAACTATGCTGAGAAATTCTCCAACTGATGACTCTATGCGCTCGTTGAGTGTCTCGGCCAGAGCTTTCCCCAAGAAAAATGCATCCAAGATTGTTCTGCTCTCGTTTTCACCTGCAAAGGGTCGTTTGATATTCATTTGAGACAGTGTTGTTGATGCTTCTATGtcaataaaataacttttttttttattcatccAAGTAGCCGAAGAGGTGTTTCTTCACCTAgtggtttgaatttttttcaagaAACATGAAAAAGAAACAGACAACATAAAACCATTCGACAGAGATAATTAGACTGACTATAGTTATACTTCTATAAAACACAAATCGAACAGATTTGCAAATGGAAAGTCGAAGGAATTTTGAAGATGCTAGAAATAAACTCTTGCTTGAGCAGCTCTGCCACCCTACATTTACACGGTTAACGCTCATGCACAAAATCTACTCCCAACTAAACTTGAAAGTTAATAAACTCGGATATTGAGCATCATACACTAATCAGAGTTGCATCAAATAAGTTACTATTCCACGTAGGTTTAGCATTAGAATATGCAATATGTGGACACAACGAAATAAAAATtaagttattcagtttacattaTGAGTCTATAACAATAAATTCATTATAACTAAAACATGAAACTGGATTGCCGCGAGAACAATCTCAGCAGCAATTTCAATGTGTTGTCTCAAAGGAAGAGACAACTAGCAAGTGCAGTGGTTAAGAAACTCAGTGGTGGAGGGTCTTAGCAATAGACTATAGAGATAGTGAATATACTTCAGTCTGTATAGACATAACATAATTTCCACGGTAAGAACTCGATGCACTCCAGGCAGTGCTGACTGAGTTCTTCCAATAGGTTGAAAGCAAAACCCATTTCAACAAGGAACTAAAGCCGGTTAAACAATGAGGAGAAACTTGGTTAGGTAGAAACAGATCGTGGACACAAAATTTCTTAAAGCCAGCAGGGCCGAAACTAAATTCCTAAACAGTAAAAACAAACCAACCTATGTAGATACAATTTACTTAAAAACGCATTTGTTCCCTAACATGGATACCTTGAGAATCAAATAAGCATATGTTTCCCCAACTTACAATGGCTAAGGCGGTAGTAACTAGGCATAAATTTCTAAATTGGCTAATTAAACTTGTACCTGAACATGAAAATATCTAACTAGAAGCCAAAGATTGATTGAATAAAACTGAGAGAGTATATTTTAGGAAATTGGACTTCAATTTCAACCCTATTCCAATTTTTATTAACTTTGAGCCTCAATTTTTATTAGCAtgtcaaaaatttcaaactttagTACTTTGAACAGCAAAGCTAGAAATTTTACAGGAAGAATGGAACCAGATGAAAGATTAGGAGGGAGTGGCGCTACTTCCCCTCCGCCGCTACACTGTAGTAAACTAAATTTTAGATTCAAATCCAACTCAACAAGTTTTCATTAGTTTAGCACGATTCCCATCCCAAATCTACACTGCCTAAGATACTTTTAGCAAAACACCAAATACAAATCCACATTTAACCAATAAAGATCGAAACTTTTACACGATTATCTACACCGACAAGGAAATTCGAATTCGATCAAcaaaaatataacaataagaaGCTGAAATGTGCTGACAGATAGAAATGGTACCCGAATCACCTGTACTCCTACACCCGACTGACCCAAGATTAATTCCTCGAAACTTGTGCGACCCAATTGAAACCAGCTTCAGATTGGATGAAAATGGATGTTCACGCCAGAAAGCGGCGGCTTTTTGTTGGCGGGTTATCAACGGGGTACGAGGTTTCGAACAAATCGAATAGGCTTGTTGGGACGATGCTAGCACTCCCCCGCCGCTCATTTCTtcttcctccccttcttgaattGAGAAAAGAAAGGACGCTGACTCAAGAGAATGGTTCGCTTTCAGTTTGCAGTCGAATTTTAGGACAACTGCAGCTGCATTTAGATGCGGCTTTAATGGTTTGTCTGAAAATTTTGGTGTCCTCGTATCGGATAATCCCTTTGAGGAAAAATGAGACCGCTCTtcctttattattatttttttgtttatttgtttattattattattattaattattatttctcAAGTGAAAATTGTAGCTTTTTTtcatgttaaaaaaaatgacactttttgtcaaatattttttttatttagttaTTTTGGTAAAATATATAATCAATTTTGAGTAGCAGTAATATATTatcgagtaggtctcttgtgagacagtctcaaaaatttttatctgtgagacgtgtcaaccctaccgatattcacaataaaaagtaatagtcCTAGCataaaaaagaaatattttttactggatgacctaaataagagatatgtctcacaaaatacgacttgtgagaccgtctcacacaaatttttgtttatATTATCAAGGTGCACGtcaaaaaatattgaaattataaTTCGATGATATAAAAGATTTTAGACAAAAATAATgattcaaaattataatttttttttccttttttatgtGTATAGATTTTGTTGGTCAAAACTTTTAtttctattattttatatttatagtGAGTGAATCAAATTCAGGCATATAACCAACCAAGCCAAACATATATTCTAGATTTGGTTTGGTAAGTTGGTTTGATTTAGATAGATTATCAAGCTTATACTAACATAAAAAGTATAGATAATCAATTTGgttcatgaaatctctatctaAAGAAATGATGATTGAACCGTGGTACttgattaattttaaaaatcactCCGAATCGTAGTTGGTTGAAATTTGATCCAATATGTGCTTTAGTTTTCGACTTAGTTTGGTTCGGTTCAATTTATAAATATTCTAGATACTTCAATCCTAACATAAGTGTATTACCCTTATACATCATGCAAATTCCGTAATTCATTTTGGATCGTGATATCTAAATTGGGAACATGGAACCATTAGATCTAGCGTAAGATTTGAATTTTCTGAATAACCATGTCTTTGTAATAGCATACAAATGTTTAGTAATAATGAAATTTGCCCCTTATTTTTACTTTTACCTTGATTCTGTTTGTAGATTTTTGTAGTAAAATTTTACTTATATTATAGTTGTAAAATCGAACATTTGTcattttaccaaaaattataatGGGTAATAACAATAcgacttaaatattttaatcttTATAACAGTCCGATTCGATCGCTCTCGTAACAGAGACAATTATTTCACCTCAATAATCACTCTCAATAGTTGCACTCTTTTCTATCAATGAGAATAGAAAACGTGACATTGACTGTGATACCTATTGTAGGACTAAACACTTGTCATTTCACAAAATTTTATAGCTGGTAATAACGGTgcactcaaattttttaaatcttaTAAGAGtccaaataatacaaaaaattgattattattgaataataataataataatataaaatatcaattttagtcGTATTTATCGatgtttgaaatttttaattttatattatttattgaatcaattataataattatatttaaaccgTCAATTTTAGTGTATTGATCTAAATTATGTAATTAAATAATGACAAAAAAATGTAatgaataaaaaagaaaaagaaaaaaccaGTTGTGGTCGTTGGCATTGGTGGTAGCAAACCAGCAATGCTTCAGTCTTCAACGGCTCACAGCAAAAGCCTTTTCCTAATCCTTAGCGTGTAAAGTAAAAGGTCTCCTCTTCGAAAACCCTCTCTTCTCCACAATTCCTCTCTCCAAAATCCCTCTATTTTGCTGGCAGATTGGTAGATTATTGCTTGGTACAGAAATGGGGCAGCAATCGTTGATCTACAGCTTTGTGGCTCGTGGGACGGTGATTCTGGCGGAGTATACGGAGTTCACGGGCAATTTCACCGGAATCGCAGCTCAGTGCCTTCAGAAACTCCCCGCTACCAACAATAAGTTCACCTACAACTGCGATGGCCACACCTTCAATTACCTGGTGGAGGATGGATTTAGTATGCTCCTTTTCGATCCTTCTATTACCCTTGTTATTTGATTTGTCTTGTTTATTTGTCTGATCCGATTGTTTATTtgtgttttttatttaattgggTAGAGTTTGTACTTGCGTGTTTAGCTTGGTTATCGATTTCGCGAGATACATGGTAATGGTTTTTAGTCACGAGTTTACTTTAGCGTTGGGATCCGGATCTTATTTGAATGGCTTTGCTTGCTTGAGAGTTTCCTTTTGAGATAGTAGATTAGATCTTAGTCCACTTTACTTGTTTTTTCTTAATTGATTGTTTTTACAGATCCCTATACTGTGTTTCTTTCATTTGATGAAATTTTTGTTGTTTCGATGAGGATGAGCAAATCAGGGTGTTTGTATTTACATCTTCTTAATCTTTGGTGTTTAAAGCATCACATCGAAGTTTTAGTTTATTGACTATGTTTAAATCTTTTCAGCTTGAATACTATTTTGTTACAAAGTTGATGTTTGATGGGATCAGGACTGGTGCTTCTTTTGAACCATTTAGATTATTGAGGttgttatttattttgtaacTGGTTTTGCTGTAGTTGTTGTTTTGACATGGTTTTACCATCTTCGAATTGATTTTTGGGGTACCATGGAATTCCTAATTGATGGGTTTTGGCACCCAATCAGTGGAAACTAACCTTTGCTTTCATATTCTTTTAACTTCATTTCCAGTTACTTCACTCTCAGGTTGAATGTGTGATCATGCAAATTATATACTTCTTTCTCATAATTTTGTTTTAATGGACTAATGGTTGGTGTTCTTTAATGGCAGCTTATTGTGTTGTGGCTGTTGAATCTGCTGGAAGACAAATTCCAATTGCATTCCTGGAAAGAACAAAAGAGGATTTTACTAAGAAGTATAGTGGAGGAAAGGCTGCTACAGCTGTAGCTAACAGCCTAAATAGAGAGTTTGGGTAATACCTTACTGTTTACTCTcactttttcatttttcatttattCTTAATTCAGATGGATGTTATTATATTAATCCATTAAATTGACAAATCATCTTCTATTGACATGATGACTAAAACTTAGGCCCAAACTGAAGGAGCAAATGCAGTATTGTGTAGATCATCCCGAGGAGGTCAGCAAGCTTGCTAAGGTGAAAGCTCAGGTTTCAGAAGTCAAAGGAGTGATGATGGAGAACATTGAAAAGGTAAAAGCATTTGTCAAGTTtctctttttcatattttcatgagCAATTTCCTGTTTTAAGGTTGTATGTTATCGCTGAATTTATTGTTTCTGATATAAAAGTGTTACTTGTATTGTGCTTATTGCCTCTGCAGGTTCTTGACCGTGGAGAGAAAATCGAACTTCTGGTGGATAAAACAGAAAACCTTCGCTCTCAGGTCTGTGAATGCCTTGTTGTATTAATAGCTTGCTGTGTGGACCTCTTGGAGTCATATATTTAGTGGAATACCTGTAACTTGACTTTGACTATGATCTGGGTTTTGTTGAATTAGCCTATGGTTTCTAAGTGAATTGGTTCGGTTTTAATTTCACGGGAAAGAATCAACATAACTGTGTTGAACTCGATTTTGTCAAAGTAGTTCTGCTGAAGCTAAATTACTAGGAGTGGACATCTTTCCATTTTTATGCTATAAATCTTGGTAGATCCTCCGTGAACTTGTTGAACTTGGTGGTTATGAAACTTTCAGGCCATTGGTTAgatattcaaattttatttcaattccTGGGGATCGAATTACATTGTTCAATCTTCATGtgcatatttttttcatgacaTTGAACTATACACATGCATTTGTAATTTTACGTAGGCCCAAGATTTTAGGACTCAGGGAACAAGGATGAGGAGGAAGATGTGGTTTCAGAATATGAAGATAAAGCTGATTGTTCTTGCCAtcattattgctttgattcttATCATAGTTTTATCGGTATGTCGTGGATTCAAATGTCATTAATTTGTATTTCGATCAGGTTGGTTATCGACAAATACTAATGTTAACCTCAATCAGTCAGATATTCTTGTGCTTCCCATGAATAATTTTTGTTTACACTGTAATTTGTATCTTGTGAAACAATGCTTATGCCTTGTACAGATTGTACTTTTTGAACCCCTCTTCATACATTATTAGAATGGTCGTTGTGAAGAAACTTTGCATATACGTGTTGTGTTTCGTGATTTCGTCTGATTACAAAACTGTTCTTATGATGATGATACCCCAACGATCTTTTCATGTTTGGTAGGCCTCATGCCTAAATTCTCATATAAGTACTGTCTCAAAGAACGTCAAATTAATCGATCGACTTTCACGAGGAAGGTGGTCTATTAACTTGTGAAAAAACACGAGTAGAAACTCAAACTTGACATGTTCTATTATTTCGTAAACGAACAAGAACAAGAAGTCGTCTGTCTGGACCGGTGGCTGGAGGGTATTCCAAGAACCAGATTTGATCTCGTCGAAAGACAATGTATGACTAGTGAATGATATCAACGATATCCGAACATATGCTAAACGTTGATTTCCATGTTGTCAATTAGTCTGACGTTTCCAAACCAAGCGGCAACACAACACACTGCAGGTCTATTGATCTCTTTCAGATCTTCCAAACTTTCTTGATCTACAATCTACTTAGCAATGAGAAAACAAAAAAGAGAAATCAGAACATTTCAAGATTATAGTATTATACCATATGCGAAATAAGCATGGTGAGGGCATAGGTTATCTGGGTAGTTATCGCTTCAATCGATCAATCGTGGATTTCATTTGACAACTTTTACAGAGTTTCAAAATACCAACTTGCTAACTTTTAAAAAGTTCCAATTTTACCAACCTAATTTTCGATTTCTGAACGTATTATACATTGGGTTTTTGTAGTTGTTTTTAAAGTATCCGACTAATCAAAGTTCTTGGTCCAACATGCCCTATGGTAGCTCACCTCGGCATAATCGATTGTTCCACCAGCTTCTTGTATCGCATGGATAAGAGAATCTTTCAGTTCTTTGCAATCAACTTGTCCCTTCTTCTCTGCTGCAACTTTAGCCTTATACAGAGACTTGCTTATCGATAATGCCTGTGAAAACCAAAAATTCTGAGTCAAACAAAGACTAGGAAATAGGAAATTTGCACCATCGATTTGAGACCTTGTCTATTTGATTATTTCTTCTCAAATTTATATTACACTTTGAGAATTTAATAGGATTCATAGGGTGATAAATCAAGAAAGAAACCTTCCCCCGCTGGTCTAAGGAAAGATGCACATTACGCGAACTCATTGCAAGGCCGTCTTCATCTCGCATCAACTCTGAACCGACCACTTTGATTCCAAAATCTAAATCTCTGACCTGAAACACAAATCCTCAATTCCAATCAagtgtaaactttataaaatgACATATTAAACAttaaaacaagaaaaagaaaaaataaccTTTAGTTTTATATGACAAATTCTTAAAGTAGTTCCAAAGAAAGAGACATGAAACTAACCATCCTTTGGATGATCTTCCATTGCTGGtagtctttcttgccaaatacAGCAACATCAGGCTCAACTATATTAAACAATTTAGTAACAATTGTAGCAACTCCTCTAAAGAAAATAGGCCTACTTTTTCCACACAAACCCTTCTCCAAATTCTCAACCCTAACCCAAGTCTCATGCCCAATCCCACTAT
The Primulina tabacum isolate GXHZ01 chromosome 9, ASM2559414v2, whole genome shotgun sequence DNA segment above includes these coding regions:
- the LOC142555249 gene encoding pantoate--beta-alanine ligase; translated protein: MANREPLIISDKDEMRKWSRSMRSQGKSIGLVPTMGFLHQGHLSLIQESHKHTQLTVVSIYVNPGQFSPNEDLSTYPSDFLGDIGKLKSVPGGVDVVFNPKNLYDYGKNDGFENTNGQEKEKTVSCVENSGIGHETWVRVENLEKGLCGKSRPIFFRGVATIVTKLFNIVEPDVAVFGKKDYQQWKIIQRMVRDLDFGIKVVGSELMRDEDGLAMSSRNVHLSLDQRGKALSISKSLYKAKVAAEKKGQVDCKELKDSLIHAIQEAGGTIDYAEIVDQESLEDLKEINRPAVCCVAAWFGNVRLIDNMEINV
- the LOC142555248 gene encoding uncharacterized protein LOC142555248 — its product is MSGGGVLASSQQAYSICSKPRTPLITRQQKAAAFWREHPFSSNLKLVSIGSHKFRGINLGSVGCRSTGENESRTILDAFFLGKALAETLNERIESSVGEFLSIVGRLQAEQQKQIQEFREEVLEKAKQAKEKATREAMETQDVTGVNGGVAKTTSSYTPKIDPTS
- the LOC142555251 gene encoding vesicle-associated membrane protein 721-like, translating into MGQQSLIYSFVARGTVILAEYTEFTGNFTGIAAQCLQKLPATNNKFTYNCDGHTFNYLVEDGFTYCVVAVESAGRQIPIAFLERTKEDFTKKYSGGKAATAVANSLNREFGPKLKEQMQYCVDHPEEVSKLAKVKAQVSEVKGVMMENIEKVLDRGEKIELLVDKTENLRSQAQDFRTQGTRMRRKMWFQNMKIKLIVLAIIIALILIIVLSVCRGFKCH